A genomic stretch from uncultured Pseudodesulfovibrio sp. includes:
- a CDS encoding Tex family protein, protein MNELHIQIISRELSLKPQHVKAVAALLDEGATVPFISRYRKEATGTMDEVGVAGVRDRLVELAELDKRREAILSSLLERDLLTDDLKQAIAQAKDKARLEDIYLPHRPKRRTRATMAKERGLEPLANLLFSQKGVNPKCEAERFVNPDKDVPDVDSALAGARDIIAENISESPKARAAMRALFVKRGRFVSKVAKGKEETGATYRDWFDWDEPLARIPGHRALAMFRGENEKLLKLSLRPLEEEATGLMRRSILKGDGTDSREVGLALDDCYKRLLGPSMENEVRAEVKKRADAEAIGVFAANLRELLLAAPLGQKRVLALDPGFRTGAKLTVLDAQGALKEYTTIFPTGSKRQQSEASETLRTLCSQYAVEAIAIGNGTAGRETETFVRELNLSIPAVLVNEAGASIYSASEVARREFPDLDLTVRGSASIGRRLMDPLAELVKIDPKSIGVGQYQHDVDQTDLKKSLDDVVERCVNSVGVDVNTASRELLASVSGLGPVLAENIVAYRDEHGPFTSRRELLKVKRLGPKAFEQAAGFLRVNGKEVLDGSAVHPERYALVKQMAKDAGCSVADLITDQTARERVTIDKYISEEVGLPTLRDIMDELTKPGRDPRAEFSAFSFTEGVNDIKDLHEGMKLPGIVTNVTKFGAFVDIGVHRDGLVHISQLADKFVRDPSEVVAAGREVEVTVIGVDEKRGRINLSMKNNRGA, encoded by the coding sequence ATGAACGAACTACACATTCAGATTATATCTCGCGAACTCTCTCTGAAGCCACAGCATGTGAAAGCAGTGGCCGCACTTCTTGATGAAGGAGCAACGGTTCCGTTCATTTCGCGGTATCGTAAGGAGGCCACCGGCACCATGGACGAAGTCGGTGTTGCCGGAGTTCGAGACAGACTGGTTGAATTAGCTGAACTCGACAAGCGGCGTGAAGCCATCCTTTCATCTTTGCTTGAACGCGACCTGCTCACAGACGATCTCAAACAAGCCATCGCGCAAGCCAAAGACAAAGCCCGGCTGGAAGACATATACCTCCCTCACCGGCCCAAAAGACGGACACGGGCAACCATGGCCAAGGAACGCGGATTGGAACCGTTGGCGAACCTCCTGTTCAGTCAGAAGGGAGTCAACCCGAAGTGTGAAGCCGAACGTTTCGTCAATCCGGACAAAGACGTGCCTGATGTTGATTCAGCCTTGGCTGGCGCACGAGATATCATTGCAGAAAACATCAGTGAAAGCCCTAAGGCACGGGCAGCGATGCGAGCCTTGTTCGTTAAGCGAGGCCGATTTGTATCGAAGGTCGCCAAAGGCAAGGAAGAAACCGGGGCAACCTACCGCGATTGGTTTGACTGGGATGAACCTCTTGCACGGATTCCCGGACACCGGGCTCTCGCCATGTTTCGAGGCGAAAATGAAAAACTGCTCAAACTTTCGCTGCGACCGCTTGAAGAAGAAGCTACCGGCCTCATGCGCAGGTCGATCCTGAAAGGCGATGGCACGGACTCCCGTGAGGTAGGACTGGCATTAGACGATTGCTATAAGCGTTTGCTTGGACCATCAATGGAAAATGAAGTTCGTGCCGAAGTCAAAAAACGGGCTGACGCCGAAGCCATTGGCGTATTTGCCGCCAATCTGCGTGAACTCCTGTTGGCTGCTCCTCTCGGCCAAAAACGAGTCCTGGCACTGGACCCTGGATTTCGGACAGGCGCGAAACTCACGGTTCTCGATGCTCAAGGCGCGCTCAAGGAATACACTACCATTTTCCCTACGGGATCAAAAAGACAACAGAGCGAAGCAAGCGAAACCCTCCGCACACTATGCTCCCAATATGCAGTGGAGGCCATTGCCATCGGTAATGGCACGGCAGGACGTGAAACAGAAACCTTTGTTCGCGAACTGAATCTCAGCATCCCGGCTGTGCTGGTCAACGAGGCCGGTGCTTCCATCTATTCTGCATCCGAAGTCGCCCGCCGTGAATTTCCCGATCTCGACCTGACAGTGCGCGGCTCGGCTTCTATCGGACGCAGGCTCATGGACCCGCTGGCGGAACTGGTCAAGATTGATCCAAAATCAATTGGGGTCGGGCAATATCAACATGATGTAGATCAGACAGATCTCAAAAAGAGTCTTGATGACGTAGTGGAACGATGTGTCAACTCCGTTGGCGTTGATGTGAACACGGCAAGCCGGGAACTGCTGGCATCTGTATCAGGACTGGGGCCGGTGCTGGCTGAGAATATCGTGGCCTACCGCGACGAACACGGCCCGTTTACCTCACGTCGAGAGCTGCTCAAGGTAAAACGGCTCGGTCCCAAGGCTTTTGAACAGGCTGCCGGATTCCTTCGCGTCAACGGTAAAGAGGTGTTGGACGGCAGTGCTGTCCACCCGGAGCGGTATGCTCTCGTCAAACAAATGGCCAAAGACGCAGGCTGTTCCGTGGCCGACCTGATTACAGATCAAACTGCCCGCGAACGTGTTACGATCGACAAATATATTTCTGAAGAAGTGGGACTGCCGACCCTGCGTGACATCATGGACGAACTCACTAAACCGGGCCGGGATCCACGTGCCGAATTCAGTGCGTTTTCATTCACGGAAGGCGTCAATGATATCAAAGATCTACATGAAGGAATGAAATTACCAGGTATCGTCACTAACGTCACAAAATTCGGTGCATTTGTCGATATTGGCGTGCACCGTGACGGCCTGGTTCACATCAGTCAACTGGCCGACAAATTCGTTCGCGACCCATCTGAAGTAGTGGCCGCAGGACGCGAGGTTGAAGTCACTGTCATAGGCGTTGATGAAAAGAGAGGTCGCATTAATTTAAGCATGAAAAATAATAGAGGGGCATAA
- a CDS encoding FAD-dependent oxidoreductase — protein MITASVLVLLGIGFTAAVILAVASKVLYVYEDPRIAQVESVLAGANCGGCGYPGCAGAALGVVEGKAGATVCVIGGDEVATNVASIMGLEFASMEKQIAFVDCTGGTRAEEIYIYDGAKDCRAQHMLYSGSKMCPEGCLGYGTCVTACQFGAIEMGPDGYPVVDPNLCTACGGCAQVCPRGVITIWGMTARITHLNETTDCLAPCRQRCPGQINIPRYIEQVSRGDYAGAMETIRERIPMPLSIGRVCPHPCEDVCRRGHVDEPIGINMIKRFAADWEMNSGQRLPISCAPDTGRKIAVVGGGPAGLSCAFFLRRLGHSPTIFESMPALGGQLRYGIPEYRLPKDVLDWEIQGIMDLGIDVEYNTYFGKDFTLNSLKNDGYEAIFLGIGAWMNLTLRIENEEAKGVETGTEFLTKVGLGMETGIGKKVVVIGGGNTAIDTARTSVRLGADVTLMYRRTRDEMPANIEEIIGAEEEGVKYFFLAAPTGIITDESGHVTHVEYIKMKLGEPDDSGRRRPIPIEGSQARIEADTVYTAIGQKPELSCLYENDSCELEQTRWRTLGADSDTLQTALPHVFTGGDMHTGPALVITALGEGRKAARSIHQYLNEGTPHIAPNTQREMIDYTMFTNVPDAGLRERSKMPHLIECDERTCTFKEIEGAISESQAKHETCRCLRCGLTCYNRDLADGQECVAEECIKNP, from the coding sequence ATGATCACCGCTTCCGTTCTCGTCCTTCTCGGCATCGGCTTTACTGCGGCTGTCATTCTGGCCGTGGCCTCCAAAGTCCTCTACGTCTACGAAGACCCGCGCATAGCGCAGGTGGAATCCGTTCTCGCAGGAGCTAACTGCGGCGGCTGCGGGTATCCCGGCTGCGCTGGTGCGGCGCTGGGCGTTGTCGAAGGCAAAGCCGGTGCCACGGTCTGTGTCATCGGCGGAGATGAAGTGGCCACGAATGTCGCTTCCATCATGGGACTTGAGTTTGCATCCATGGAAAAACAGATCGCTTTTGTAGACTGCACCGGCGGAACTCGGGCCGAAGAGATATATATTTACGATGGAGCCAAGGACTGTCGCGCCCAACACATGCTTTATAGCGGCTCCAAGATGTGTCCTGAAGGATGTCTCGGCTACGGAACCTGCGTTACGGCGTGTCAATTCGGAGCCATCGAAATGGGTCCTGACGGGTACCCTGTGGTTGATCCCAACCTCTGTACGGCCTGCGGTGGATGCGCACAAGTCTGCCCTCGAGGTGTCATCACCATCTGGGGCATGACAGCACGCATCACTCACCTCAACGAAACTACCGACTGTCTCGCCCCGTGCCGCCAGCGGTGTCCGGGGCAGATCAATATCCCCCGCTACATCGAACAAGTTTCACGCGGCGATTATGCCGGTGCCATGGAAACCATCCGAGAGCGCATCCCCATGCCGCTTTCCATCGGTCGGGTATGTCCACACCCCTGTGAAGATGTCTGTCGTCGAGGTCATGTGGACGAACCGATCGGCATCAATATGATCAAACGTTTTGCCGCAGACTGGGAAATGAATTCAGGTCAGCGACTTCCAATTTCCTGTGCCCCTGATACTGGTCGAAAAATTGCTGTTGTCGGCGGTGGCCCAGCCGGATTGTCCTGCGCCTTTTTTCTGCGTCGCCTTGGACACAGTCCGACTATTTTTGAGTCCATGCCTGCTCTTGGTGGACAACTGCGCTATGGCATCCCTGAATACAGGTTGCCCAAAGATGTCCTTGATTGGGAAATTCAGGGGATTATGGATCTCGGAATTGATGTCGAATATAATACATATTTCGGCAAAGACTTTACACTCAACTCCCTTAAAAATGATGGCTACGAAGCAATATTTCTCGGCATCGGCGCATGGATGAACCTGACCCTCCGCATTGAAAATGAAGAGGCCAAAGGAGTTGAAACCGGCACGGAATTTCTGACCAAAGTCGGGCTTGGAATGGAAACCGGCATCGGCAAAAAAGTCGTTGTCATCGGCGGCGGCAACACTGCCATCGACACGGCCAGAACCAGTGTCCGACTCGGCGCGGATGTGACACTCATGTACCGCCGCACAAGAGACGAAATGCCTGCCAACATCGAAGAAATAATCGGAGCTGAGGAAGAAGGCGTCAAATACTTCTTTTTGGCTGCGCCCACAGGCATCATCACGGACGAATCAGGTCATGTTACCCACGTTGAGTACATTAAGATGAAACTCGGTGAACCCGATGATTCCGGCAGACGTCGTCCAATCCCTATCGAAGGATCACAGGCGCGTATTGAAGCAGATACCGTATACACCGCCATTGGTCAGAAACCGGAACTCTCCTGCCTGTACGAAAACGATTCCTGCGAGCTGGAACAAACCCGCTGGCGCACACTTGGAGCGGATTCAGACACACTCCAGACCGCCCTTCCCCATGTTTTTACCGGTGGCGACATGCACACCGGCCCCGCCCTGGTCATCACCGCTCTCGGCGAAGGCAGAAAAGCGGCCCGGTCCATCCATCAGTATCTCAATGAAGGCACACCGCACATCGCGCCCAACACCCAGCGAGAAATGATTGACTACACCATGTTTACCAACGTCCCCGACGCCGGCCTTCGCGAACGCTCAAAAATGCCACATCTCATCGAATGTGACGAACGGACCTGCACGTTTAAAGAGATTGAAGGGGCGATAAGCGAATCCCAGGCAAAGCACGAAACCTGCCGCTGTCTCCGTTGCGGACTGACCTGTTATAACCGCGACCTCGCGGACGGACAGGAATGTGTGGCTGAAGAATGTATAAAAAATCCGTAA
- a CDS encoding RnfABCDGE type electron transport complex subunit A → MDYFVLVIAAIFVNNIVLAQYLGNCPFIGTSKESSVAIGMGLAVVFVAAMAACITWCVQKFMLAPNDLGYLQTIAFILVIAALVQFVEMFLKKAIPPLYKSLGIFLPLITTNCAVLGIAIICQREEYSFIETLIFSVASGLGFMLALVVLAGIRERLDLARVPVAMKGTPLGLIMAGLMSLAFFAFKGMAS, encoded by the coding sequence ATGGATTATTTCGTACTCGTCATTGCCGCCATATTCGTCAACAACATCGTGTTGGCACAGTATCTTGGCAACTGTCCGTTCATTGGTACTTCCAAAGAGTCAAGCGTGGCCATTGGCATGGGACTGGCTGTCGTATTCGTCGCCGCCATGGCTGCATGCATCACCTGGTGTGTCCAGAAGTTCATGCTCGCGCCCAATGACCTAGGCTACCTCCAAACCATTGCTTTTATTCTCGTCATCGCCGCACTAGTTCAATTCGTGGAAATGTTTTTGAAAAAAGCCATACCGCCGCTGTACAAATCACTCGGCATCTTCCTACCACTCATCACAACCAACTGCGCGGTCCTCGGTATTGCCATCATCTGTCAGCGAGAAGAATACTCTTTCATAGAGACTCTGATCTTCTCGGTTGCATCCGGTTTGGGCTTCATGCTCGCCCTTGTGGTACTCGCAGGCATTCGCGAACGACTCGATCTGGCACGCGTCCCGGTGGCAATGAAAGGAACTCCTCTCGGACTGATTATGGCCGGACTCATGTCCCTGGCATTCTTCGCCTTCAAGGGAATGGCTTCATAG
- a CDS encoding electron transport complex subunit E yields the protein MSMWKEFSKSLWRDLPPFKLVLGLCPVLAVTKTAYNGLGMGLAVIFVLALSNLFVSLLRKVIPAKVRIACFIVVAASLVVCVELLMQAYAYPLYLQLGIFVPLIVVNCIILGRAEAFASKNPVHLAVADGLGMGVGFTLSLTFLGSIRELFGYGTWFGMSVMGDWFEPFSFMIEAPGAFVCLGLVLAGMNTLTNWQRKTKGLEAIEGPVHDCKTCGMCATKPGV from the coding sequence ATGAGCATGTGGAAAGAATTCTCCAAAAGTCTGTGGCGTGACCTGCCGCCTTTCAAACTGGTACTTGGATTGTGTCCGGTTCTGGCGGTCACCAAAACCGCTTACAACGGCCTTGGCATGGGACTGGCCGTCATATTTGTCCTGGCCCTGTCCAACCTGTTCGTCTCACTTCTCCGCAAGGTAATTCCGGCCAAGGTGCGTATCGCCTGCTTTATCGTTGTAGCCGCGTCACTCGTTGTCTGTGTGGAGCTGCTTATGCAGGCCTATGCCTATCCACTGTATCTACAACTTGGTATTTTCGTACCGCTCATCGTGGTCAACTGTATCATTCTAGGCCGAGCCGAGGCATTCGCCTCAAAAAATCCGGTTCACCTCGCAGTGGCTGATGGGCTTGGCATGGGTGTAGGGTTCACCCTCTCACTCACCTTCCTCGGCTCCATCCGTGAACTCTTCGGGTACGGCACATGGTTTGGAATGAGCGTCATGGGCGACTGGTTTGAACCATTCTCCTTCATGATCGAGGCCCCCGGAGCATTCGTCTGTCTCGGGCTCGTTCTGGCCGGCATGAACACCCTGACCAACTGGCAACGCAAGACCAAAGGGCTTGAAGCAATCGAAGGGCCGGTCCACGATTGCAAAACCTGCGGCATGTGCGCAACGAAACCTGGAGTGTAG
- a CDS encoding RnfABCDGE type electron transport complex subunit G — MKEMLKMILVLSLICGLSGLTLATVRQATSQRIEEQVMTYVQGPALAQIFNDYDNNPVKDRKVFDLPDGPVTVFPSLKNGVLTGVALETFGKGYGGDIGVMVGFALDGTMLEGIGITTLKETPGLGARVVEPDYRDQFKGHTTTSIALKKQGGDITAISGATISSTGTVAAVNVAVQIFNKIKDKLPTAWGS; from the coding sequence ATGAAGGAAATGCTCAAGATGATTCTTGTGCTGTCGCTTATCTGCGGACTCTCCGGCCTCACACTGGCGACAGTCCGACAGGCAACCAGCCAACGTATCGAAGAACAGGTCATGACCTATGTTCAAGGTCCTGCTCTGGCACAGATTTTCAACGATTATGACAATAATCCGGTCAAGGATCGCAAAGTCTTCGATCTTCCTGACGGCCCTGTCACCGTATTCCCATCCCTAAAAAACGGCGTCCTGACCGGCGTCGCTCTTGAGACGTTCGGCAAAGGCTACGGCGGCGATATCGGCGTCATGGTCGGTTTTGCCCTCGACGGCACAATGCTGGAAGGCATCGGTATCACCACACTCAAGGAAACACCCGGCCTTGGAGCTCGCGTGGTCGAACCTGATTACCGCGATCAGTTCAAAGGACATACGACCACCTCCATTGCCCTAAAAAAACAGGGCGGAGACATCACAGCAATTTCCGGCGCGACTATTTCATCCACCGGCACTGTCGCCGCAGTCAATGTCGCGGTCCAGATATTCAACAAGATCAAGGATAAACTCCCCACCGCCTGGGGTTCATAG
- a CDS encoding RnfABCDGE type electron transport complex subunit D produces the protein MLKQLHPILKVSAPPHIHCGRSIKRYMFETLLALLPAAIMAVFMFGMDALRVMALSCAVAVTTEVICNRIMKREQSVDDLSGLLTGLLFAFLLPASAPWWLVLVGSASGILLGKMIFGGLGGNPLSTPLVGWAICRISWPGFMDTNATMLQSTFPAPLQQLKHFGLESIQSIDLSSLALGKQLGGLGEVHVAVLLAGGFFLLVRQHIRWYIPFGFIVGLLTTAWIYQLIDPTTYASPIFHLLAGGAIFGAFFLTTDAASTPVGMVPCLLFGLIAGAMVIIIRVYGIYPDGVPFAILLANLFTPLLDRLRPKPFGGPYSFKNTEGAA, from the coding sequence ATGTTAAAGCAGCTCCACCCCATCCTGAAAGTATCGGCTCCACCACACATCCACTGTGGCAGATCCATCAAGCGATATATGTTTGAGACATTGCTCGCATTGCTACCCGCTGCAATCATGGCCGTGTTTATGTTTGGAATGGATGCACTCAGGGTCATGGCACTTTCCTGCGCTGTGGCTGTAACAACAGAAGTCATATGCAACAGGATCATGAAACGAGAGCAGTCCGTTGACGACCTCAGCGGTCTACTGACCGGCTTGCTTTTCGCGTTTCTGCTTCCGGCCTCAGCACCATGGTGGCTCGTACTGGTCGGTTCGGCTTCAGGCATACTCCTCGGCAAGATGATCTTTGGCGGGTTGGGCGGTAACCCATTAAGTACGCCGCTGGTTGGATGGGCGATATGCCGCATCTCATGGCCGGGATTCATGGATACAAACGCCACAATGCTCCAGTCAACATTCCCGGCTCCTCTTCAGCAACTCAAACATTTCGGGCTTGAATCCATACAATCAATAGACCTCAGTTCACTGGCACTCGGCAAGCAACTCGGTGGACTGGGTGAAGTTCACGTTGCCGTCCTGCTCGCTGGCGGATTTTTCTTGCTCGTACGCCAGCATATCCGGTGGTACATTCCATTTGGGTTCATCGTTGGCCTGCTGACTACCGCATGGATCTACCAGCTCATTGATCCGACCACTTACGCATCACCCATCTTCCATCTACTGGCAGGCGGTGCGATCTTCGGTGCCTTCTTTCTCACAACAGACGCAGCCTCTACCCCTGTGGGGATGGTCCCTTGTCTGCTTTTCGGACTCATCGCAGGGGCCATGGTCATCATAATCCGCGTATACGGCATCTATCCGGACGGTGTCCCCTTTGCCATCCTGCTGGCGAACCTGTTCACCCCACTACTGGATAGATTGCGCCCCAAACCTTTTGGTGGCCCATATTCATTTAAAAACACGGAGGGCGCAGCATGA
- a CDS encoding electron transporter RnfC, which yields MTKFNFSLQSGNTGPLVKTSRPDILHIPLDGMTPILVAGDQVLGGTKVAIANAEDEGDMHSPLAGIVQEIQPYAMLIDVKGNDRIQPKGPCSDSGDPLRTWLKDKGVCIRNLVKAATLIINAVPPEPGISIYDPLLRDYRKTLELGLEAVQKIVEPNKMFLVAAKGNRANAFANCTVMHVTPVYPNGLDPLIIKTVTGQETLPGMLPDNGTILSVKDLYFIGRVMETGRPLTETIMTINGNNHLVAVGTPVGFLAAQANTTVQPGDRVVIGGPLRGLAAVNLEQGVDKDASGLHIIRQSEGMQTTDNFCLGCGECERHCPARIMPGLISRCAEFKQFKRAETYHIHSCMECGLCGYWCTAGRPLLQYIRLAKYELALLAGTTQPPRPTPEEIKKGQSGDQPC from the coding sequence ATGACCAAATTCAACTTCAGCCTCCAATCCGGTAACACCGGCCCCCTGGTCAAGACGTCCAGGCCCGACATACTACACATACCGCTGGACGGCATGACTCCTATCCTGGTCGCAGGAGATCAGGTGTTGGGCGGAACCAAGGTGGCCATTGCCAATGCCGAGGATGAAGGCGACATGCATTCACCCCTGGCGGGTATCGTTCAAGAAATTCAGCCTTACGCCATGCTCATTGACGTCAAAGGGAATGACCGTATCCAACCAAAAGGACCTTGCTCCGACAGTGGCGACCCGCTCCGAACATGGCTTAAGGACAAGGGGGTCTGTATACGGAATCTCGTCAAGGCAGCCACACTGATTATCAACGCAGTTCCACCGGAGCCGGGCATTTCCATCTACGATCCTCTGCTGCGTGATTACCGAAAGACTCTGGAACTCGGCTTAGAAGCCGTACAAAAAATCGTAGAACCGAACAAAATGTTTCTAGTGGCTGCCAAAGGCAACCGGGCCAACGCATTTGCCAACTGTACAGTCATGCATGTCACGCCAGTCTACCCCAACGGACTTGACCCGTTGATTATCAAGACAGTCACTGGACAAGAGACACTTCCGGGCATGCTCCCGGACAACGGGACTATCCTTTCCGTCAAGGATCTCTATTTCATCGGACGCGTTATGGAAACCGGACGTCCTCTCACGGAAACCATCATGACCATCAACGGCAACAACCATCTTGTCGCGGTAGGAACCCCTGTAGGCTTTCTGGCTGCCCAAGCAAACACCACAGTTCAACCTGGCGACAGGGTTGTCATCGGCGGCCCCCTACGTGGTCTGGCAGCAGTCAACCTCGAGCAGGGCGTAGACAAGGACGCCTCTGGTCTCCACATCATTCGTCAAAGTGAAGGGATGCAGACCACCGACAATTTCTGTTTGGGATGCGGAGAGTGCGAACGTCACTGCCCCGCCAGGATCATGCCCGGTCTCATCAGTCGTTGTGCCGAATTCAAACAATTCAAACGGGCCGAGACCTACCATATCCATTCCTGTATGGAGTGTGGGCTGTGCGGGTATTGGTGCACAGCAGGACGACCGCTACTACAATATATCCGACTGGCCAAATACGAATTGGCCCTGCTTGCGGGTACAACGCAGCCTCCTCGTCCCACACCTGAAGAAATCAAGAAAGGACAGTCCGGAGATCAGCCATGTTAA
- a CDS encoding cytochrome c3 family protein encodes MQKRYLPIAIVTGVLFLIAAGGYIIPASSNGPPLRTLLDNKGGKVILNHINHIQTMQKDCGVCHHTSGNDVNPPKCTACHAKKFDDIFVANHQNTLDEKLCASCHHPSSTIDNFSHDNHADEYSGGDCLTCHHDPSIELEPQACSNCHMDGSNSVLNLKEATHTRCADCHDDMYKDGIKGCSNCHTRSVNLPGRLEQKTCTTCHETPVDQLIPTTMNAFHIQCMSCHEEMGKGPFGDEACYQCHMK; translated from the coding sequence TCCAGCCAGTTCCAACGGCCCTCCACTTCGCACGTTGCTCGACAACAAGGGCGGAAAAGTCATACTCAACCATATAAACCACATCCAGACAATGCAGAAAGACTGCGGAGTCTGCCATCATACCTCTGGCAACGATGTAAACCCACCAAAATGCACTGCTTGTCACGCAAAAAAATTCGACGACATCTTTGTTGCCAATCACCAAAACACTCTTGATGAGAAACTGTGTGCATCATGTCATCACCCAAGTTCGACCATCGATAATTTTTCACATGATAACCACGCAGATGAATACTCAGGCGGAGATTGTCTGACTTGTCATCACGACCCATCCATTGAACTGGAGCCTCAAGCCTGCTCCAACTGCCATATGGATGGCAGCAACAGCGTACTGAACCTGAAGGAAGCCACCCACACCCGATGTGCCGACTGTCACGATGATATGTATAAGGACGGTATCAAGGGATGCTCAAACTGCCACACCCGTTCCGTCAACCTGCCGGGAAGACTGGAACAGAAGACATGCACAACCTGCCATGAGACTCCGGTCGATCAACTCATTCCAACCACCATGAATGCATTTCACATCCAGTGCATGAGTTGTCACGAAGAAATGGGCAAAGGGCCGTTTGGCGACGAAGCCTGCTACCAGTGCCACATGAAATAG